One Punica granatum isolate Tunisia-2019 chromosome 3, ASM765513v2, whole genome shotgun sequence genomic window carries:
- the LOC116201147 gene encoding oxidation resistance protein 1, which yields MGRQRSLRSKAAHFVSDLTTVFLNPISDKPSPKPHAPRPENVTNSKEGQLEPIAEDHPEDFVDGPDTSSFSAFLYSLLSSSEPGDDSKTKEQTDDRVDPGEASSDATMKGAAGRKSLLSRGRQSLGRAFTKIAGSRNQERRSNSDGKLDDGGTEGKFSGVELGDLQSSQEAEAVATLPGVSEPSLLLSEKSRSLLYASLPALVQGRKWLLLYSTWRHGISLSTLYRRSLLWPGQSLLVVGDRKGAVFGGLVEAPLRPTNKKYQGTNSTFVFTTTAGHPDIFRPTGANRYYTLCSTDFLAIGGGGHFAIYLDGDLLTGSSSRSETYGNPCLAHSQDFEVKEVELWGFVYASKYEELLALSRTDEPGICRW from the exons ATGGGCAGGCAGAGATCGCTGAGGAGTAAAGCAGCCCACTTTGTGTCTGATCTCACCACCGTCTTCCTCAACCCCATATCCGATAAACCCTCACCCAAGCCCCACGCTCCACGCCCT GAGAATGTAACCAATTCAAAAGAAGGTCAACTAGAACCGATAGCGGAGGATCATCCCGAGGACTTTGTCGATGGACCTgatacttcctctttctctgCATTCCTCTACTCTCTACTGTCATCCTCTGAGCCTGGAGATGATTCAAAAACTAAGGAGCAAACTGATGACCGAGTGGACCCAGGTGAAGCCTCCTCTGACGCAACAATGAAGGGAGCTGCTGGCAGGAAGAGCTTGCTCTCTAGGGGAAGGCAATCACTGGGTAGAGCCTTTACAAAGATTGCTGGGTCTCGAAACCAAGAAAGGAGGAGCAATTCTGATGGGAAACTCGATGACGGTGGTACTGAAGGCAAATTTTCGGGAGTTGAGCTGGGGGATCTGCAGAGTTCACAAGAAGCCGAAGCTGTGGCAACCCTCCCTGGCGTTTCTGAACCGTCATTGCTACTTTCTGAAAAATCGAGGAGCTTGCTTTATGCTTCGCTTCCAGCGCTCGTCCAGGGCAGGAAATGGTTATTGTTGTACAG CACATGGAGGCATGGGATCTCGCTTTCAACCCTCTATAGAAGAAGCCTGCTTTGGCCCGGCCAAAGTTTGCTG GTTGTTGGAGACCGAAAAGGTGCGGTATTTGGTGGCTTGGTCGAAGCACCCTTACGGCCAACTAACAAGAAGTATCAG GGAACGAATAGTACTTTCGTTTTCACTACTACAGCCGGTCATCCAGATATATTTCGTCCAACAG GTGCCAATCGTTATTACACTCTGTGCTCCACTGACTTCCTGGCAATTGGTGGGGGTGGCCACTTTGCAATCTACCTCGACGGCGATCT ATTGACCGGCTCAAGTTCGAGATCGGAAACATATGGGAATCCTTGTCTCGCGCATTCTCAGGACTTTGAAGTGAAGGAAGTCGAG TTGTGGGGGTTCGTGTATGCTTCCAAGTACGAGGAGTTGCTTGCCTTAAGCCGAACGGATGAACCCGGGATTTGTCGATGGTAG
- the LOC116201347 gene encoding annexin D2, whose translation MATLKVPPSVPSPAEDAEQLHKAFAGWGTNEHLIISILAHRNASQRKLIRQVYAETYGEDLLKALDKELSSDFEKTILLWTLEPAERNAYLANEATRKFTSSNWVLMEIACTRSSLELFATRQVYHAQYKKSLEEDVAYHTTGDFRKLLVPLVSSFRYEGPEVNMMLAKSEAKILHEKISEKAYSDEEVIRILTTRSKAQLSATLNHYNDHFGNAINKDLKADPNDDFLKLLRATTKCLTRPEKYFEKLLRLSINKMGTDERALIRVVTTRAEVDMERIKEEYQRRNTVPLERAIAGDTSGDYEKMLLALIGHGDA comes from the exons ATGGCTACCCTGAAAGTGCCGCCGTCGGTCCCTTCTCCGGCCGAGGATGCCGAGCAGCTCCACAAAGCTTTCGCAG GTTGGGGGACGAATGAGCATCTGATCATATCCATATTGGCCCACCGAAATGCTTCCCAGCGCAAGTTAATTCGACAAGTCTATGCTGAGACATATGGGGAAGATCTACTCAAAGCTCTTGACAAAGAGCTTTCAAGCGACTTTGAG AAAACTATTCTGCTTTGGACCCTGGAACCTGCTGAGCGCAATGCATATTTGGCCAACGAGGCTACAAGGAAGTTCACTTCTAGTAACTGGGTTCTCATGGAAATTGCCTGCACGAGGTCTTCCCTCGAACTGTTTGCCACAAGGCAGGTGTATCATGCTCAGTACAAGAAATCCCTGGAAGAAGATGTTGCATATCACACAACAGGGGATTTCCGCAAG CTTTTGGTTCCTCTTGTGAGCTCATTCCGTTATGAGGGACCTGAGGTGAACATGATGCTAGCCAAATCAGAGGCTAAAATTCTTCATGAGAAAATTTCGGAGAAGGCCTATAGTGATGAGGAGGTCATAAGGATTCTCACTACCAGAAGCAAAGCTCAGCTCAGTGCAACGTTGAATCACTACAATGATCATTTTGGAAATGCTATCAACAAG GATCTGAAGGCCGATCCCAATGATGATTTCCTCAAGCTACTGAGAGCAACGACCAAATGCCTGACCCGCCCGGAGAAGTACTTTGAGAAGTTACTGCGTCTATCCATCAACAAAATGGGGACTGATGAAAGGGCTCTGATCCGAGTTGTCACTACCCGTGCGGAGGTCGACATGGAACGTATCAAGGAAGAGTACCAAAGGAGAAACACCGTCCCTCTGGAACGGGCCATTGCAGGGGACACCTCTGGGGACTATGAGAAGATGCTTCTTGCTTTGATTGGACATGGAGATGCTTAA
- the LOC116202015 gene encoding TPD1 protein homolog 1-like: MAATLSALGLLLLIAFSQDVARAEGRALLQNRGCTHEDITISNGLTGKDPSGIPLYSVAISNECDSPCNISNVHLRCGWFTSATLINPYDFRRLQYDDCVVNNGRHLLPGIAVSFDYTAEFLNPLSVSSADITC, encoded by the exons ATGGCAGCAACCCTCTCTGCATTGGGCCTTCTGCTCCTAATTGCATTCTCTCAAGACG TGGCACGAGCTGAAGGGAGAGCACTGCTGCAAAACAGGGGATGTACTCACGAAGATATTACAATCTCCAACGGCTTGACGGGAAAAGACCCTTCTGGCATCCCGCTTTATTCGGTGGCGATATCGAACGAGTGTGACTCCCCATGCAACATCTCGAATGTCCACCTCCGATGCGGATGGTTTACGTCAGCCACCCTCATAAATCCTTATGACTTCAGGCGTCTACAGTACGATGACTGCGTGGTCAACAACGGGAGACATCTCTTGCCCGGCATTGCCGTCTCTTTTGATTATACTGCCGAATTCCTGAATCCTCTTTCCGTTTCGTCAGCCGATATTACCTGCTGA